The genomic region GAGCGCAACGAACCCGGCACTGCATGCGGCCCTGGTCCGGCGGCTCGTGGACAAGATCGAGAACGCCCGCCACGAGATGGCGGACTACGATGTCGTCAATCCCGGCGCAACCAGAGTCTTTGTCGCGTACGGCGGTCCGGTCCGGACCGTCCAGCAGGTGATGCATGACCGGAAAGACCCGGATATCGGGTTCCTCCGGATCCGCACGGTCTGGCCGTTCCCCGAGAAAGCGCTCGCGGAATTTAAAAATGCGAAAGCGTTCTTCGTGCCCGAGATGAACCTCGGCCAGATCGCCCGCGAGATCGAACGGCACGTCCGGGTACCGGTCATCAGCATCCCCAAGCTGGGCGGCGAACTCCACACGCCCGCAGATCTCACCGCTGCCCTGGAGGCGCACCGATGAGTTTCGAGGACTGGTACCGAGAGGACCGGCTCCCCCACATTTACTGTGCAGGCTGCGGGAACGGGACTATCATCAACTGCACTCTTGCCGCCATCGACCAGATGGGCTGGAAGAAAGAGGAGACGGTCTTTGTCTCCGGTATCGGCTGCTCTTCGCGGGCCCCCGGCTACATCCTCACCGACTCGCTCCACACCACGCATGGCCGGGCCCTCCCGTTCGCCACCGGGGTGAAGATGGCAAACCCGAATCTCAATGTCGTGGTCTTCACCGGCGACGGCGACCTGGCAGCCATTGGCGGCAACCATTTCATCCACGCCTGCCGGCGCAACATCAACCTCACGGTGGTCTGCATGAACAACCAGATCTATGGCATGACCGGCGGGCAGGGAAGCCCGACCACCCCGAAAGGCTGCCTCTCCTCGACCACCCCGTACGGGTGCGCCGAGATCCCGTTCGATCTCTGCGAACTGGCAATAGCTGCCGGGGCCAACTATGTCTCCCGCTGGACCTCGTACCACGTAAAAGAACTGGAGAAAGCGGTGAAAGCCGGCCTCGAGACCCCGGGCTTCTCGTTCATCGAGGCGCTCGTCCAGTGCCCGACCGCGTTCGGGCGCCGCAACAAGTTCCGGCAGGTAGCCGATCACGTGGAAT from uncultured Methanoregula sp. harbors:
- a CDS encoding thiamine pyrophosphate-dependent enzyme, translating into MSFEDWYREDRLPHIYCAGCGNGTIINCTLAAIDQMGWKKEETVFVSGIGCSSRAPGYILTDSLHTTHGRALPFATGVKMANPNLNVVVFTGDGDLAAIGGNHFIHACRRNINLTVVCMNNQIYGMTGGQGSPTTPKGCLSSTTPYGCAEIPFDLCELAIAAGANYVSRWTSYHVKELEKAVKAGLETPGFSFIEALVQCPTAFGRRNKFRQVADHVEYLRAHSLLKAKYDRMTENGEQIPEDMFVVGELMRRNRPALGVKP